The following DNA comes from Halalkaliarchaeum sp. AArc-CO.
CACGAACCCGAGTTCGTGTTCGCGTTCGCAGAAGAGAAAAACGAGGAGGTCGGCGGCCTGTACGCGGAAGGGGACGTGATCCACGCGTACGCCCGGTGTTCCTGCGGCGAGTCGTACTCCCACAAGTGGGTCGTCGGCGATCGGGGCGTCTGAGTTACCGTGCGGCAAAAAGCTGGGAGTTACCGTGCGGCAAGAAAAGACGACGGGTCTTTTTGGGTGTAGATGAGAACTCTATATATGAGCACGCAGACGAAACCGTCAGTGTTCGGCGATCCCGAAGCGCTGATACAGGTAATCGGCGCCGTACTGGCGATCGTGGCCGTACTGCTGGTGATTTTAGTCGTGGCGCTTTCGGTCCCGGCCCCGGCGTTCCTTTCGGTGTCCGGACTCGCAGTTGCGGCCGTGGTTTTCTGGGGCGCACTCGTCGCGCTGCTTTACGGCATGTACCGACTGCGGTGAAGCGACACCTCTGCCTTCGAACGTACGCTCCGGCGCAGCGCTCTTGTTTCGACCGTGCACAAGTGTTTTGACGGAGGGTCGCCTATCGCCGGGTATGCCGGAATCACTCAGCGAGATGCTCCGTCGGGACATGGAGTGTGAGGGAGTTCTCGACTGCTTTCACGGTCTGACGGAGTTGGACAGGAACTGCTTTCGGGTACTCGTCGAGAGCGACGAGCCGATGACCGTCGACGAGGTGGCCGCGGAGGTCGACCGCGAGCGATCCACCGCGTACCGTTCGGTAAAACGGCTCTTGCAGGCCGGATTCGTCCAGAAAGAACAGAAAAACTACGACCAGGGCGGCTACTACTTCGTCTATCGCCCGGTCGACGGCGAGGAGATCGCCGACGACATGCAGCGGATGTTGAACGACTGGTACGCCAAGATGGGGCAGCTCATCGACGAGTTC
Coding sequences within:
- a CDS encoding helix-turn-helix domain-containing protein gives rise to the protein MPESLSEMLRRDMECEGVLDCFHGLTELDRNCFRVLVESDEPMTVDEVAAEVDRERSTAYRSVKRLLQAGFVQKEQKNYDQGGYYFVYRPVDGEEIADDMQRMLNDWYAKMGQLIDEFREKYEQPAAEPVDAEQ